From the genome of Geothrix sp. 21YS21S-4, one region includes:
- a CDS encoding D-glycerate dehydrogenase: protein MTTRILSTSPLVGPALGELGARFPELRLAAFRSPEWNAALPDAEALVVMLSEPLTEADLAAAPKLKAIGTYSVGVNHLPVKACAARGIAVVNTPGVLTDATADIALALLMAVTRRVAEGEALVRSGEWKGWAPDQLLGPGLSGKACGILGSGPIGQAFARRAWALGMTPLFWDREGRGGEVDFGAGRAVRLPLADLLPRSAVLSLHCPLTDETRGLLGRTALETLPEGAVVINTARGGILDENAAIDLLEAGRLGGVGLDVYEGEPRLNPRWLKAPRAVLLPHLGSATVETRQAMARLLCDGLAAALERSPAAS from the coding sequence ATGACCACCCGCATCCTCTCCACCTCCCCCCTCGTCGGCCCCGCCCTGGGCGAACTCGGCGCGCGCTTTCCGGAACTGCGCCTGGCGGCCTTCCGTTCGCCGGAGTGGAACGCCGCCCTTCCCGACGCCGAGGCCCTGGTGGTGATGCTGTCCGAGCCCCTCACCGAAGCGGATCTCGCCGCCGCGCCGAAGCTCAAGGCCATCGGCACCTACTCCGTGGGCGTCAACCATCTGCCCGTGAAGGCCTGCGCGGCCCGCGGGATCGCCGTGGTGAACACCCCGGGCGTCCTCACCGACGCCACCGCCGACATCGCCCTGGCCCTGCTGATGGCCGTGACCCGCCGCGTGGCCGAAGGCGAAGCCCTCGTGCGCTCCGGCGAGTGGAAGGGCTGGGCGCCGGACCAACTGCTGGGCCCCGGCCTGTCGGGGAAGGCCTGCGGCATCCTGGGCAGCGGTCCCATCGGCCAGGCCTTCGCCCGCCGCGCCTGGGCGCTGGGCATGACGCCCCTCTTCTGGGACCGCGAGGGCCGCGGCGGCGAGGTGGATTTCGGCGCGGGTCGCGCCGTCCGCCTGCCCCTGGCGGACCTGCTGCCCCGCAGCGCGGTGCTGTCGCTCCACTGCCCCCTGACGGACGAGACGCGCGGGCTACTGGGACGCACGGCGCTCGAGACCCTGCCCGAGGGCGCCGTCGTGATCAACACCGCCCGCGGCGGAATCCTTGATGAGAACGCCGCCATCGATCTGCTGGAAGCGGGGCGGCTCGGCGGCGTCGGGCTGGACGTCTACGAGGGCGAGCCGCGCCTCAATCCGCGCTGGCTGAAGGCGCCGCGCGCCGTGCTCCTCCCCCACCTCGGCTCGGCCACCGTCGAGACTCGGCAGGCCATGGCGCGCCTCCTGTGCGACGGGCTCGCCGCCGCGCTGGAGCGGTCGCCCGCCGCTTCTTAG
- a CDS encoding isocitrate/isopropylmalate dehydrogenase family protein has product MDSAVRIALIPGDGAGRDVMAEVEPCLAWARSRGRNLEAVAFPYGADHFLATGETLPPAAFAELRDGFDGILFGAVGDPRVPDGRHAEEILLRLRQGLELGVNFRPSRSAGPGLGIPFDVEVFRENTEGPYCLQGHTEPGRAVDLAVHTEPAVRRLLEAAFRRAEERNVPLVLAHKANVLKHGHGLWLRVFEELKAAHPAVSARGMHADALLCALVQDPKPFGVIAADNYLGDLISDLCAGFIGGMGVAPSLSWAPHRPFRCTALAEPVHGSAPDIAGRGLANPIGMFLSLALLFRHLGWTGEAEALEAGVEAALHDGARTRDLGGTLGTIEMGEAIRSRLRES; this is encoded by the coding sequence TTGGACAGCGCGGTTCGCATCGCCCTCATTCCCGGCGACGGCGCCGGACGCGACGTCATGGCCGAGGTGGAACCCTGCCTGGCCTGGGCCCGATCGCGGGGCCGGAACCTCGAGGCGGTGGCCTTCCCCTACGGCGCGGACCACTTCCTGGCCACGGGCGAGACCCTGCCGCCCGCGGCCTTCGCGGAGCTGCGGGACGGATTCGACGGCATCCTGTTCGGCGCCGTGGGCGATCCCCGCGTCCCCGACGGACGGCACGCCGAGGAGATCCTCCTCCGCCTCCGCCAGGGCCTGGAACTGGGCGTGAACTTCCGTCCCAGCCGATCCGCCGGACCAGGGCTGGGAATCCCGTTCGACGTGGAGGTATTCCGCGAAAACACCGAAGGCCCCTATTGCCTGCAGGGCCACACGGAGCCGGGTCGCGCCGTGGACTTGGCGGTCCACACCGAACCGGCCGTCCGGCGCCTGCTCGAAGCCGCTTTCCGCCGGGCGGAAGAACGCAACGTCCCCCTGGTCCTGGCCCACAAGGCCAACGTCCTGAAGCACGGCCACGGCCTGTGGCTGCGGGTCTTCGAAGAGCTGAAGGCGGCCCATCCCGCGGTCTCCGCGCGGGGAATGCACGCCGACGCCCTGCTCTGCGCCCTCGTCCAGGATCCGAAGCCCTTCGGCGTGATCGCGGCGGACAACTACCTGGGCGACCTCATCAGCGATCTCTGCGCGGGCTTCATCGGGGGCATGGGCGTGGCGCCTTCCCTGAGCTGGGCGCCCCATCGTCCCTTCCGCTGTACCGCCCTGGCCGAGCCCGTCCACGGCTCGGCCCCGGACATCGCCGGGCGGGGCCTCGCGAATCCCATCGGCATGTTCCTCAGCCTCGCCCTCCTCTTCCGCCACCTCGGGTGGACAGGGGAAGCCGAGGCCCTCGAAGCCGGCGTGGAAGCCGCCCTCCACGACGGGGCGCGCACCCGGGACCTGGGCGGCACGCTCGGGACGATCGAGATGGGGGAGGCCATTCGGAGTCGGCTGAGAGAAAGCTGA
- the ruvA gene encoding Holliday junction branch migration protein RuvA, translating to MIGRLRGELIQKLPNLALVECGGVGYAAAISLSTYGLLPEAGAQVVLYTELLVRENEIALLGFSSPQERELYRMLVKVDGVGPKLALAALGALPLEDLVRAVRGRDVKTLTRIPGVGKKTAEKLCFELSEKMGGLSGLDGLAGAPGGDPWEESLRSALTNLGFKEDVVLPVVADLRSAKPPLAEAIRQALKALQR from the coding sequence ATGATCGGACGCCTGCGCGGGGAACTCATCCAGAAGCTGCCCAACCTCGCCCTCGTGGAGTGCGGCGGGGTGGGCTATGCGGCGGCCATCAGCCTCTCCACCTACGGGCTGCTGCCGGAAGCGGGCGCCCAGGTGGTGCTGTACACGGAGCTGCTGGTCCGCGAGAACGAAATCGCGCTGCTCGGCTTCTCCTCGCCCCAGGAGCGGGAGCTCTACCGGATGCTGGTGAAGGTGGACGGCGTGGGCCCCAAGCTGGCCCTGGCGGCGCTCGGCGCCCTTCCGCTGGAAGACCTCGTGCGCGCGGTGCGCGGCCGGGACGTGAAGACCCTCACCCGCATCCCCGGCGTGGGCAAGAAGACCGCGGAGAAGCTGTGCTTCGAACTGTCCGAAAAGATGGGCGGACTGTCGGGCCTCGACGGCCTGGCGGGCGCGCCCGGGGGCGATCCCTGGGAGGAGAGCCTCCGGTCGGCCCTGACGAATCTTGGCTTCAAGGAAGATGTAGTTCTGCCCGTGGTGGCGGACCTGCGCTCCGCGAAGCCGCCCCTGGCGGAGGCCATCCGCCAAGCCCTGAAGGCCCTGCAGCGATGA
- a CDS encoding HAD family hydrolase has translation MASPEAPGLVCFDLDGTLVDPLLGVRNCVRKTCAAFGLERPSDAVLRGWIGLGMREALATLEGLQDPARLEAALEFYWERYREDGVFEHELYPGVFHLLHRLKRQGHRLYVVSAKPTLFARRIAYQFDLNLIFDDIFGSSLKGRWQPKTEVLAGLAERGTIWRGGVFVGDRGVDMAAARDHRLEAVGVAWGYGTREELREAGAERIFDAVPDLDAWLQIRFPGAEAFDAFSRSE, from the coding sequence ATGGCCTCTCCGGAGGCGCCCGGCCTCGTCTGCTTCGACCTCGACGGCACGCTGGTGGACCCCCTGCTGGGGGTGCGGAACTGCGTCCGGAAGACCTGCGCCGCCTTCGGGCTGGAGAGGCCTTCCGACGCGGTTCTCCGCGGCTGGATCGGGCTCGGGATGCGGGAGGCGCTGGCGACGCTGGAGGGGCTGCAGGATCCGGCCCGCCTGGAAGCGGCGCTGGAGTTCTACTGGGAGCGCTACCGCGAGGACGGCGTCTTCGAGCACGAGCTGTATCCCGGCGTCTTCCACCTGCTGCATCGCCTCAAGCGGCAGGGGCACCGCCTCTACGTGGTGTCCGCCAAGCCCACCCTGTTCGCGCGGCGGATCGCCTACCAGTTCGACCTGAACCTGATCTTCGACGACATCTTCGGCAGCAGCCTGAAGGGCCGTTGGCAGCCCAAGACCGAGGTCCTGGCCGGCCTCGCGGAGCGGGGGACCATCTGGCGCGGAGGCGTGTTCGTGGGGGACCGGGGCGTGGACATGGCCGCCGCCCGCGACCATCGGCTGGAGGCCGTGGGCGTCGCCTGGGGCTACGGGACCCGCGAGGAACTGCGGGAGGCGGGCGCGGAGCGGATCTTCGACGCGGTGCCCGACCTCGACGCGTGGCTCCAGATCCGCTTTCCCGGAGCGGAAGCCTTCGACGCCTTCAGCCGTTCCGAGTAG
- a CDS encoding 2-oxoacid:acceptor oxidoreductase subunit alpha gives MTATLATPDTAGGAKTRINDFSIQVATVNGSGSQTANTVLLRAIFQMGVFVSGKNLFPSNIAGLPTWFTIRASAKGYVARKASNEMLILMNPETAKEDIAKADAGALVIYDEPLQLDKLRADLHYIPVPFQKLVTASCPEPKLHKLVKNMIYVGVAARLLSVDMEEVRKAIAKQLKGKAKAVELNQGAATAGYDWAMENLPDQDRIKVVRDNRTEGLIIVDGNEACALGALFAGVTVVGWYPITPASSLVETFIEYAEEYRKDPKTGKSTVAIVQMEDELASAGVVLSAGWAGARSMTSTAGPGVSLMSEFIGMGYYVEAPGVFFNVARTGPSTGLPTRTQQSDVELCAKCSHGDTQHINLYPGTMEECFQFSYDAFDLAERFQTPIFVVTDLDLGMQNWSSKPFDYPAKPYDRGKVLNQQQLAEAKDWGRYKDVDGDGICYRSLPGTAGGKGAYFTRGSGHNAYAQYSEKPEDYLEVVDRLKRKYETAKAFVPKPVFRNMGSDTGVLAFGSSNPAVVEAQDILAENGVKTDYLRLRALPFTAEIDAFVKEKKVVYVVEQNRDGQMANLFREAYPQHATKFKSVLHYDGHAIDAQGIVDQITAFEQK, from the coding sequence ATGACTGCCACCCTTGCCACTCCCGATACCGCTGGAGGGGCGAAAACCCGGATCAATGATTTTTCCATCCAGGTGGCCACGGTCAACGGCTCCGGTTCCCAGACGGCCAATACGGTGCTCCTGCGCGCCATCTTCCAGATGGGCGTCTTCGTCAGCGGAAAGAACCTGTTCCCCTCCAACATCGCGGGCCTTCCCACCTGGTTCACCATCCGCGCCAGCGCCAAGGGCTACGTGGCCCGCAAGGCCAGCAACGAAATGCTGATCCTCATGAATCCCGAGACGGCGAAGGAGGACATCGCCAAGGCCGACGCCGGCGCGCTGGTGATCTACGACGAGCCCCTCCAGCTCGACAAGCTCCGCGCCGACCTCCACTACATCCCGGTGCCCTTCCAGAAGCTGGTGACCGCGTCCTGTCCCGAGCCCAAGCTGCACAAGCTGGTGAAGAACATGATCTACGTGGGCGTCGCCGCGCGGCTGCTCTCGGTGGACATGGAAGAGGTCCGCAAGGCCATCGCCAAGCAGCTGAAGGGCAAGGCCAAAGCCGTCGAGCTGAACCAGGGCGCCGCCACCGCGGGCTACGACTGGGCCATGGAGAACCTGCCGGACCAGGACAGGATCAAGGTCGTGCGCGACAACCGCACCGAGGGGCTGATCATCGTGGACGGGAACGAGGCCTGCGCCCTGGGAGCGCTGTTCGCGGGCGTCACCGTGGTGGGCTGGTATCCCATCACCCCCGCCTCCAGCCTCGTCGAGACATTCATCGAATACGCGGAGGAGTACCGCAAGGACCCCAAGACCGGCAAGTCCACCGTCGCCATCGTGCAGATGGAGGATGAACTGGCTTCCGCGGGCGTGGTGCTGTCCGCGGGTTGGGCCGGCGCGCGCTCCATGACGTCCACCGCCGGCCCCGGCGTCTCGCTGATGAGCGAGTTCATCGGGATGGGCTACTACGTGGAGGCGCCCGGCGTCTTCTTCAACGTGGCCCGCACCGGCCCCAGCACGGGCCTGCCCACGCGCACCCAGCAGTCGGACGTGGAGCTGTGCGCCAAGTGCAGCCACGGCGACACCCAACACATCAACCTCTACCCCGGGACGATGGAGGAGTGCTTCCAGTTCTCCTACGACGCCTTCGACCTGGCCGAGCGCTTCCAGACGCCGATCTTCGTGGTCACCGACCTCGATCTCGGGATGCAGAACTGGTCCTCCAAGCCCTTCGACTACCCCGCCAAGCCCTACGACCGCGGAAAGGTGCTCAACCAGCAGCAGCTCGCGGAAGCCAAGGACTGGGGCCGCTACAAGGACGTGGACGGCGACGGGATCTGCTACCGCAGCCTCCCCGGCACGGCCGGCGGCAAGGGCGCCTACTTCACCCGCGGCTCGGGCCACAACGCCTACGCCCAGTATTCCGAGAAGCCCGAGGACTACCTCGAGGTCGTGGACCGCCTCAAGCGGAAGTACGAAACCGCCAAGGCCTTCGTGCCCAAGCCGGTCTTCCGGAACATGGGCTCGGACACGGGCGTCCTCGCCTTCGGCTCCAGCAATCCCGCCGTCGTGGAGGCCCAGGACATCCTGGCGGAGAACGGAGTGAAGACCGACTACCTCAGGCTGCGCGCCCTGCCCTTCACCGCGGAGATCGACGCCTTCGTGAAGGAGAAGAAGGTGGTCTACGTCGTCGAGCAGAACCGCGACGGCCAGATGGCCAACCTCTTCCGCGAGGCCTATCCCCAGCACGCCACCAAGTTCAAGAGCGTCCTCCACTACGACGGGCACGCCATCGACGCCCAGGGCATCGTGGACCAGATCACCGCCTTCGAGCAGAAGTAA
- the lexA gene encoding transcriptional repressor LexA, which translates to MKASDLTKRQQAVLKFIRTFVEAEGRSPTLAEIAKGVGSSAVSTIHKHVQHLMDKGFLVRSHGKGNNLVVASGAALDAPSATGVSARPERPELPSSVRIFPFCGDVAAGSPILPESRALPIEVPNSIHRQREELFVLRVRGDSMIDDAILDGDLVVLQRKGEYRNGDRVVALIDREEVTLKEFRRDTKGVWLIPHNPELQPHCYLPQRIDIQGVLVGVMRSC; encoded by the coding sequence ATGAAAGCCAGTGATCTTACCAAACGGCAGCAGGCTGTCCTGAAGTTCATCCGCACCTTCGTGGAGGCGGAAGGGCGGAGCCCCACCCTGGCCGAAATCGCCAAGGGCGTGGGTTCCAGCGCGGTCTCGACCATCCACAAGCACGTCCAGCACCTGATGGACAAGGGCTTTCTCGTCCGCAGCCACGGCAAGGGCAACAACCTGGTCGTCGCTTCGGGCGCCGCTCTGGACGCGCCTTCCGCGACCGGAGTTTCCGCTCGGCCCGAGCGCCCGGAGCTTCCGTCGTCGGTGCGCATCTTCCCCTTCTGCGGCGACGTGGCGGCGGGCTCGCCCATCCTGCCCGAGAGCCGCGCCCTTCCCATCGAAGTGCCGAACAGCATCCACCGCCAGCGGGAGGAGCTCTTCGTGCTGCGCGTCCGCGGCGACTCCATGATCGACGACGCCATCCTGGACGGCGACCTCGTGGTGCTCCAGCGCAAGGGGGAGTACCGCAACGGCGATCGCGTGGTGGCCCTCATCGACCGCGAGGAGGTCACCCTCAAGGAGTTCCGCCGCGACACCAAGGGCGTGTGGCTGATCCCCCACAACCCCGAACTCCAGCCCCACTGCTACCTCCCCCAGCGCATCGACATCCAGGGCGTGCTGGTGGGCGTGATGCGAAGCTGCTGA
- a CDS encoding outer-membrane lipoprotein carrier protein LolA → MRAFCLAAVLAAPLWSGLPAWWTALPKVPILASRFRQESDSAVFGKLAREGDLLLARGGKLRVAYDSGLKVTSDGHYLVQYDPDTRTAQRIELASAVRNFPLLGLLLEPARIGQLYRAEAAGEAVTLTPKQAGVPALKVWGRKGLLRALEWTDPTGAKQRLELLDARTPASAPAGAFRPDVPADARWATRNG, encoded by the coding sequence ATGCGCGCGTTCTGTCTCGCCGCGGTCCTGGCCGCGCCGCTGTGGTCGGGGCTGCCGGCGTGGTGGACGGCCCTTCCCAAGGTGCCCATTCTTGCCAGCCGCTTCCGCCAGGAGAGCGACAGCGCCGTTTTCGGGAAGCTGGCGCGGGAGGGGGATCTGCTCCTCGCGCGGGGCGGAAAGCTGCGCGTGGCCTACGATTCGGGCCTGAAGGTCACGTCCGACGGCCACTACCTCGTGCAGTACGATCCGGACACGCGCACGGCGCAGCGGATCGAGCTGGCCTCTGCCGTGCGCAATTTCCCGCTGCTCGGCCTGCTCTTAGAGCCCGCGCGGATCGGGCAGCTCTACCGCGCGGAGGCCGCGGGCGAGGCCGTGACCCTGACGCCCAAGCAGGCGGGCGTGCCCGCGCTGAAAGTCTGGGGCCGCAAGGGCCTCCTGCGGGCCCTCGAATGGACGGATCCCACCGGCGCCAAGCAGCGCCTGGAGCTTCTGGACGCCCGGACGCCCGCGTCGGCGCCGGCGGGCGCCTTCCGGCCGGACGTTCCGGCGGACGCGCGCTGGGCTACTCGGAACGGCTGA
- a CDS encoding 2-oxoacid:ferredoxin oxidoreductase subunit beta has product MTTATPSAPVPAAPVNRLGLTKQEYVGSKSTLCAGCGHDAITAQIINAAFESNIEGHRVTKYSGIGCSSKTPAYFISQGWGFNSVHGRMPSIATGASLANRQLINVGVSGDGDSMSIGMGQFVHAVRRNIPMIYIIEDNGVYGLTKGQFSATADKGSHLKSGAVNDLPPIDPCTLAIELGCGFVARCFSGNPKQLNAVLKAAFAYEGTVVLDIISPCVTFNNHDASTRSYKHVKDHDFPLHELGFIQYSELEEVDIPAGETEIVTFPDGSKVAIKALHEGYDPTDRFGAMKAVHESMAKGEFLTGLLYINPTQPPLPHVLNLVDEPLATLGEDRLKPSPAELDKIMQSLM; this is encoded by the coding sequence ATGACCACCGCCACGCCGTCCGCTCCCGTGCCCGCCGCTCCCGTCAACCGCCTCGGACTCACCAAGCAGGAATACGTGGGCTCGAAGTCCACCCTGTGCGCGGGCTGCGGCCACGACGCCATCACGGCCCAGATCATCAACGCGGCCTTCGAATCCAACATCGAAGGCCACCGCGTCACCAAGTACTCCGGGATCGGGTGCTCCTCCAAGACGCCCGCCTACTTCATCAGCCAGGGCTGGGGCTTCAACAGCGTCCACGGCCGGATGCCCTCCATCGCCACCGGCGCCTCCCTCGCGAACCGGCAGCTCATCAACGTCGGCGTCTCCGGCGACGGCGATTCCATGTCCATCGGCATGGGCCAGTTCGTCCACGCCGTCCGCCGCAACATCCCGATGATCTACATCATCGAGGACAACGGCGTCTACGGCCTCACCAAGGGGCAGTTCTCCGCCACCGCCGACAAGGGCTCCCACCTCAAGAGCGGCGCCGTGAACGACCTGCCGCCCATCGATCCCTGCACCCTCGCCATCGAGCTGGGCTGCGGCTTCGTGGCCCGCTGCTTCTCCGGCAACCCCAAGCAGCTGAACGCCGTCCTCAAGGCCGCCTTCGCCTACGAAGGCACGGTGGTGCTCGACATCATCAGCCCCTGCGTCACCTTCAACAACCACGACGCCTCCACGCGCTCCTACAAGCACGTCAAGGACCACGATTTCCCCCTCCACGAACTGGGCTTCATCCAGTACTCGGAGCTGGAGGAAGTGGACATCCCTGCGGGCGAGACGGAAATCGTGACCTTCCCCGACGGCTCCAAGGTGGCCATCAAGGCCCTGCATGAGGGCTACGATCCCACCGACCGCTTCGGCGCCATGAAGGCTGTCCACGAATCCATGGCCAAGGGCGAGTTCCTCACGGGCCTGCTCTACATCAATCCCACCCAGCCGCCCCTCCCCCATGTCCTGAACCTCGTGGACGAGCCCCTGGCCACCCTGGGCGAGGACCGCCTCAAGCCCAGCCCCGCCGAGCTGGACAAGATCATGCAGAGCCTGATGTGA
- a CDS encoding tetratricopeptide repeat protein has product MQRPWLELLDPRLTALKAAVGAGFDERLQLARALNGRARHGEAQEILEQLLAENRSHADAWFERLVCFSARADEEEGLELMAQLESLRDEHPGDGGHLRNLGYLRLLLQDADGAELALQQALGRDGQDPKALELLGLVQLHRGQSAEARAWLLKALSLKPKDPRTLRLMAIAMEQMDDWSGAEAQLMAALRVEEAYYWGWHALGELLLKRGDLPEGMRCIQRARTLQVCDPASYFILAEIFSEQGHLELAQGQLHALMLLAPPASVLAEAQALLGELKRDMGDRDGAASYFSLATETDPEASNPWAALGEMAREDGRWDDALRCYREALVREPGAADLQVQLGYALLETRQGEAAEQAFLQALELDPGEYSAYLGLSEVCRFSNRREDQLRMVEEAMTLAPDDADVWNARGVALEVTDRWKEATEAYEKALALESQHRKAANNLGFVLEKRMNQGEPDLRPRAVEAWRQRLLICHEGGQSLKMAKEHLVGLGVEEATLREWLRPEFLTADTKA; this is encoded by the coding sequence ATGCAACGTCCCTGGCTCGAACTCCTGGATCCCCGCCTGACGGCCCTGAAGGCTGCCGTCGGGGCCGGTTTCGACGAACGCCTGCAGCTCGCGCGCGCCCTGAACGGGCGCGCGCGGCACGGCGAAGCCCAGGAGATCCTGGAGCAGCTCCTCGCGGAGAACCGTTCCCATGCCGACGCGTGGTTCGAGCGCTTGGTCTGCTTCAGCGCGCGCGCCGACGAGGAGGAGGGCCTCGAGTTGATGGCCCAGTTGGAATCCCTCCGGGATGAGCATCCCGGCGACGGCGGCCACCTGCGCAACCTCGGCTACCTGCGGCTGCTCCTCCAGGACGCCGACGGCGCCGAACTCGCGCTGCAGCAGGCGCTCGGCCGCGACGGGCAGGACCCCAAGGCCCTGGAACTGCTCGGGCTCGTGCAGCTCCACCGCGGCCAGTCCGCCGAGGCCCGGGCCTGGCTGCTGAAGGCCCTCAGCCTCAAGCCGAAGGATCCGCGCACCCTCCGCCTGATGGCCATCGCCATGGAGCAGATGGACGACTGGAGCGGCGCGGAAGCCCAACTCATGGCCGCCCTCCGCGTCGAGGAGGCCTACTACTGGGGCTGGCACGCGCTGGGCGAGCTGCTGCTGAAGCGGGGCGACCTCCCCGAGGGCATGCGCTGCATCCAGCGGGCGCGGACCCTCCAGGTGTGCGATCCCGCCAGCTACTTCATCCTCGCGGAGATCTTCAGCGAACAGGGCCACCTCGAACTGGCCCAGGGACAGCTCCACGCCCTGATGCTCCTCGCCCCGCCCGCGTCCGTCCTCGCCGAAGCCCAGGCGCTGCTGGGCGAGCTGAAGCGCGACATGGGCGACCGCGACGGCGCCGCCAGCTACTTCTCTCTCGCCACGGAAACCGATCCGGAGGCCTCGAATCCCTGGGCGGCCCTGGGCGAGATGGCCCGGGAGGACGGCCGGTGGGACGACGCCCTCCGCTGCTACCGCGAAGCCCTCGTCCGCGAGCCCGGCGCTGCGGATCTCCAGGTCCAGCTGGGCTACGCCCTTCTGGAAACCCGGCAGGGAGAGGCCGCCGAACAGGCGTTCCTCCAGGCCCTCGAACTGGATCCGGGCGAATACAGCGCCTACCTGGGGCTCTCCGAGGTCTGCCGCTTCTCCAACCGCCGGGAGGATCAGCTGCGGATGGTGGAGGAAGCCATGACCCTGGCTCCCGACGACGCGGACGTGTGGAACGCCCGGGGCGTGGCGCTGGAAGTCACCGACCGCTGGAAGGAAGCCACGGAAGCCTATGAGAAGGCCCTGGCCCTCGAAAGCCAGCATCGCAAGGCCGCCAACAACCTGGGCTTCGTCCTTGAGAAGCGGATGAACCAGGGCGAGCCGGACCTCCGCCCGCGGGCCGTCGAAGCCTGGCGCCAGCGCCTCCTCATCTGCCACGAAGGGGGCCAGAGCCTCAAGATGGCCAAGGAGCACCTGGTG